The proteins below are encoded in one region of Arenibacter algicola:
- a CDS encoding SusC/RagA family TonB-linked outer membrane protein, protein MIKKFHYYLLLASFLVVQGMTAQNKTVTGTVSDDLGTPLPGVNVVVKGTSTGTSTDFDGNFSINVENNATLVFSSLGFTKKEIAVGAQTTIKVVLEEDSEQLGEVVVTGLGITREKKALGYATATISAEALTETATPNFATALYGKAPGVSINTTPGGSTSASNITIRGVASITGRSQPLIILDGVPIRDGEVSNNNYWGDQRLRGNGLLDINPEDIDNISILKGASAAALYGSEAVNGVVLITTKSGKNRKNGMTVDLSSSYSFDKVAYLPRYQTVRGPGAPLNVSDGGQDADGFIYHDTDGDGIAETRGVLGYSINFGPKFDGQPTIGWDGIVRPYEAQDDRYGGLFNTAHNTSVNMSITNVTDNSNLRFSYTRQDNQGISIGSEEEKNVFNLNATFKWADNMSTDVIVNYVNQSVFNRPYSVDRLMNNFTGMMSPWDSADWYLDRYKTSRGYRYVTGTGQSLTPEENIIYPGFKGDIADFVWRVKENRLEEQSNRIIGTITNNWDIATGLNLRGRISTDFTNRRSEQSNTTERPLAFGNSGAFSMSNNNYNSLYGELLLRYETPITTDLTLAMMAGYNATKQSESNLSRGTNGGLSVENWFDVSASVNTPNSGSGRNSIVKDAFLGTVNLDYKGYFFVEGTIRKDKTSTMNPNNNSFVYPSVNSSLVLSEAFDLPLFMNYFKIRGSWGIVGNYPDPYQANIAYNQNTLGSQGGNPVLYTTIPSSFGNDGIRPEEKHEYEFGMEIKFFQGRLGLDASYYNAQVVDQILPLTLPNSSGAGNVLTNIGTLRNQGFEFGVTGTPIDTGSFRWDAIVNFAKNNNKVEKLAPGLDELLHADYDGNAAQLKSLVGQPMGDLYAHPVATDAQGRRIVDPNGMYKVDADNMEKFGNAMPKWTGGVMNSFSYKNITLDALVDFRIGGHVMPTALNWMTSRGLTEESTKFMDTESGGLSYYEDASGTRIQTTPGATAGPGGEVVYHDGILLDGVTNDGQPNDQIASAADYYWTVYNWGGPQYSPNTRYELYIKENTYFKMRELSIGYKMPRKVIDKIGLSKLQFSVFGRNLFYLYRTIKDMDGEQTTAGSRWFQNVNNVGTNPSTRSFGLMVRASL, encoded by the coding sequence ATGATTAAAAAATTTCATTACTATTTATTGCTGGCTTCATTTCTCGTTGTACAGGGAATGACGGCGCAGAACAAAACGGTTACCGGTACTGTATCCGATGATTTGGGCACCCCGCTACCAGGTGTCAACGTTGTGGTAAAAGGTACTTCAACAGGTACCTCTACAGATTTTGATGGCAATTTTTCCATTAATGTAGAAAACAATGCCACTTTGGTTTTTTCTTCTTTGGGTTTTACCAAAAAAGAAATAGCAGTGGGAGCACAGACTACTATTAAAGTTGTTCTTGAAGAAGATTCTGAACAATTAGGGGAAGTTGTTGTAACAGGATTGGGTATTACCAGGGAAAAGAAGGCCCTTGGTTATGCTACTGCAACTATTAGTGCAGAGGCTTTGACCGAAACTGCAACGCCCAACTTTGCAACTGCATTGTATGGAAAGGCTCCTGGGGTAAGTATAAATACCACTCCTGGTGGATCTACCAGTGCCTCCAACATTACTATCAGGGGGGTAGCCTCAATTACAGGTAGAAGTCAGCCATTAATTATTTTAGATGGTGTACCTATTAGGGATGGAGAAGTTTCCAACAACAACTATTGGGGAGACCAACGTTTAAGGGGTAATGGTCTTTTGGATATTAACCCTGAGGATATAGATAATATTTCCATTCTTAAGGGAGCATCTGCTGCAGCCCTCTATGGTTCTGAAGCGGTAAACGGGGTGGTTTTGATCACTACCAAAAGTGGTAAGAATAGAAAGAATGGTATGACCGTAGATCTAAGCTCTTCCTATAGTTTTGACAAAGTGGCTTATCTTCCAAGATACCAAACAGTGAGGGGGCCAGGTGCACCTTTGAACGTTTCTGACGGTGGACAGGATGCCGACGGTTTTATATATCATGATACGGATGGTGATGGTATAGCAGAAACTAGAGGAGTGTTAGGGTATAGTATCAACTTTGGACCAAAATTTGATGGGCAGCCAACTATTGGTTGGGATGGAATTGTAAGGCCTTATGAGGCTCAGGATGACCGCTATGGTGGCTTGTTCAACACTGCACACAATACAAGTGTTAATATGTCCATTACCAATGTTACGGACAACTCCAATTTAAGATTTTCGTATACCCGTCAGGATAACCAAGGTATCAGTATTGGATCTGAAGAGGAAAAGAATGTATTTAATTTAAATGCCACTTTTAAATGGGCAGACAATATGTCTACCGATGTAATTGTGAATTATGTGAATCAGTCCGTATTCAACAGACCTTATTCGGTAGACCGTTTAATGAACAACTTTACCGGTATGATGTCCCCATGGGATAGTGCCGATTGGTATTTGGATAGATATAAAACCAGTAGAGGGTATCGTTATGTTACAGGAACTGGTCAGAGTTTAACTCCAGAAGAAAATATTATTTATCCAGGATTTAAAGGAGATATTGCAGACTTCGTATGGAGGGTGAAAGAGAATCGTTTGGAAGAGCAAAGCAATAGGATCATAGGAACTATTACCAATAATTGGGATATAGCCACCGGTCTTAACTTAAGAGGTAGGATTTCAACAGATTTTACTAATAGAAGGTCCGAACAAAGTAATACTACCGAAAGACCATTGGCTTTCGGCAACTCTGGTGCGTTTAGCATGAGCAATAACAATTACAACTCTTTGTATGGTGAATTACTATTGAGGTATGAAACGCCAATTACAACGGATTTGACACTTGCCATGATGGCGGGTTATAATGCTACCAAGCAATCAGAATCCAATCTAAGCAGAGGAACCAATGGAGGTTTGAGTGTTGAAAACTGGTTTGATGTGTCTGCATCGGTAAACACTCCTAATTCTGGAAGTGGCCGTAACTCTATTGTAAAGGATGCATTTTTGGGTACTGTCAATCTTGATTACAAGGGGTACTTTTTCGTAGAGGGAACCATTCGTAAGGATAAGACCTCCACTATGAACCCAAACAACAATAGTTTTGTATATCCTTCCGTAAACTCTAGTTTAGTGCTTTCCGAGGCATTTGACCTACCACTTTTTATGAATTATTTCAAAATTCGTGGATCTTGGGGTATTGTGGGTAATTATCCTGATCCATATCAGGCCAACATCGCTTATAACCAGAATACTTTGGGATCTCAAGGCGGTAACCCGGTGCTTTACACAACCATCCCTTCCAGTTTTGGTAATGACGGAATTAGACCGGAAGAGAAACACGAGTACGAATTTGGTATGGAAATCAAATTTTTTCAGGGAAGGTTAGGTCTTGATGCCTCCTATTACAACGCCCAAGTTGTGGATCAGATCTTGCCATTGACACTTCCAAATAGCTCTGGAGCCGGTAATGTACTTACCAATATTGGAACCCTTAGAAACCAAGGTTTTGAATTTGGGGTGACAGGTACTCCAATAGATACAGGTTCCTTTAGATGGGATGCTATCGTAAACTTTGCCAAGAACAATAACAAGGTTGAGAAGTTGGCTCCTGGACTTGATGAATTGTTGCATGCAGATTATGATGGAAATGCGGCCCAATTGAAGTCGTTGGTAGGACAACCTATGGGGGATCTTTATGCCCACCCAGTAGCAACAGATGCACAGGGAAGAAGAATTGTGGATCCCAATGGAATGTACAAAGTAGATGCCGATAATATGGAAAAATTTGGTAACGCCATGCCAAAATGGACTGGTGGTGTTATGAACTCCTTTAGCTATAAGAACATTACCTTGGATGCCCTTGTGGATTTCCGTATAGGAGGCCATGTAATGCCAACAGCACTTAACTGGATGACCAGCCGTGGTCTAACAGAAGAGAGCACAAAGTTTATGGATACTGAAAGTGGTGGACTTAGCTATTACGAGGATGCCAGTGGAACCAGAATTCAGACAACTCCTGGTGCTACTGCAGGTCCTGGAGGAGAAGTGGTTTACCATGATGGTATTTTGTTGGATGGGGTTACCAATGATGGTCAACCTAACGATCAGATAGCTTCTGCAGCAGATTATTACTGGACCGTTTACAACTGGGGTGGACCTCAATATAGTCCAAACACCCGTTATGAACTATACATTAAAGAGAATACGTACTTTAAGATGAGAGAGCTTTCCATAGGCTACAAAATGCCAAGAAAAGTAATTGATAAGATAGGACTTAGTAAATTGCAATTCTCTGTTTTCGGTAGAAACTTGTTTTATCTATATAGAACAATTAAAGATATGGATGGGGAACAGACTACAGCTGGTTCTAGATGGTTCCAAAATGTTAATAATGTTGGTACCAACCCTTCAACCCGTTCTTTCGGTCTAATGGTAAGAGCTAGTTTATAA
- a CDS encoding SusD/RagB family nutrient-binding outer membrane lipoprotein — protein MKKLSIILGIVMATAISGCTEADFSENYANPSKVSTATVEKQFAGMLVANKDYVLPAYWNYFVVLRTTLTRYTQAVGWINTANQYVPGEAGIGGRWGNYYDFLAQYRELEKIYNNLSPEEQADLRVYMLTATIYLYDHTQRVVDLHGDIPFSEAGRLSQNGGDYLNSLPSYDTAESIYTTMLDGLKAFSDELNSINVSAGIMVGFQTQDFVNGGDLSAWKKYCNSLRLRMLTRVSGSSEFQSRASSEIAAILANPGQYPLVEENIENIQIDVVSLDTPINSKGFRSGLEDWDGNLAGKAMIDHMLDNTDPRIRAMYEPGENAGGTYSGLDPLLDENDQTTLVATGTLSRYNRSTLSRNEYFPGLLFTAAEVSLLKAEYYLNASNDAMAQASYEDAIEKSTEFYYDLRDLSADGTAIDLVPTNDTEIQAYIDSADVNWDNATTDDEKLSLIATQKWIHFSVLQLPDSWAEQRRLNLPEFDFQVDNANEQTLPPSRWIYPNSERVYNTDNYNTVSGEDNLTTKLFWDVN, from the coding sequence ATGAAAAAATTATCGATAATACTCGGTATAGTTATGGCCACGGCCATAAGCGGTTGTACTGAGGCAGATTTTAGCGAGAATTACGCAAACCCTTCAAAGGTATCTACAGCAACAGTAGAGAAGCAATTTGCTGGAATGTTGGTAGCCAATAAGGATTACGTACTTCCTGCCTATTGGAACTATTTTGTAGTATTAAGGACTACATTGACCAGATATACACAAGCTGTTGGTTGGATTAATACAGCTAATCAATATGTGCCTGGTGAGGCCGGTATTGGAGGACGTTGGGGAAATTACTATGATTTCTTGGCGCAATACAGGGAATTGGAGAAGATTTACAATAACCTTTCTCCAGAGGAGCAGGCAGATTTAAGGGTATATATGCTTACGGCCACTATTTACCTTTACGATCATACCCAAAGAGTAGTTGACCTACATGGTGATATACCATTTTCCGAAGCGGGTCGTTTGAGCCAAAATGGAGGTGATTATTTAAATTCACTACCTTCATATGATACTGCCGAAAGTATTTATACTACAATGTTGGATGGCCTAAAAGCCTTTTCAGACGAATTGAACAGCATCAATGTTAGCGCAGGAATCATGGTAGGGTTTCAGACCCAGGATTTTGTTAACGGAGGAGATTTAAGTGCTTGGAAAAAGTACTGTAATTCATTAAGGCTAAGAATGTTGACCAGAGTTTCAGGATCTTCTGAATTTCAGTCTAGGGCATCTTCGGAAATAGCTGCTATCTTGGCTAATCCGGGACAATATCCACTTGTGGAGGAAAATATCGAAAATATTCAGATCGATGTTGTTAGTTTGGATACGCCGATAAATTCCAAAGGTTTCAGAAGTGGATTGGAAGACTGGGACGGTAACTTGGCAGGGAAGGCCATGATCGATCATATGTTGGACAATACCGATCCTAGAATAAGAGCTATGTACGAGCCAGGAGAAAACGCTGGTGGTACCTATTCAGGCTTGGATCCATTGCTTGACGAAAATGATCAAACTACTTTGGTAGCTACTGGTACTTTGTCAAGATACAATCGTTCTACTTTAAGTAGAAATGAGTATTTCCCTGGGCTTTTGTTTACAGCTGCCGAAGTAAGTCTACTTAAAGCTGAATATTATTTGAATGCCAGCAATGATGCCATGGCACAAGCCAGTTATGAGGATGCTATTGAAAAATCAACCGAATTCTACTATGATCTTCGTGATTTGAGTGCCGATGGAACTGCAATAGATCTTGTTCCTACCAATGACACTGAAATTCAGGCTTATATTGACAGTGCCGATGTAAATTGGGACAATGCCACTACAGATGATGAGAAATTGTCTTTGATCGCAACCCAAAAATGGATACACTTTAGTGTGCTACAATTGCCAGATAGCTGGGCGGAACAAAGAAGGTTGAATTTACCTGAATTCGATTTCCAGGTAGATAATGCCAACGAACAAACATTGCCACCTAGCCGTTGGATTTACCCAAATAGTGAGCGTGTTTATAACACCGACAATTATAATACTGTTAGCGGTGAGGATAATTTGACCACTAAATTATTCTGGGACGTTAATTAA
- a CDS encoding FG-GAP repeat domain-containing protein, translating into MKRKTTKTIGQLLGVLILYMGCIVVAYGQTETSKDFKKTVLTRDFISEGVAVADLNKDGQMDIVAGYYWFEAPDWTRHEMAPSRTFDPWKEYCESFLNLGMDVNLDGWDDVIIIDYPGKPGFWFENPKNNSGVWKKHIIAEGMGISNESPGFVDIDGDGRLDILCGDVEKKQIVWLQAPLNPGETQWKRFPISAENVPGTERFSHGIGLGDVNNDGIDDVLIAEGWFKGKTDKTSGNWEFQPTKISEPCSHMQVLDINGDSNNDVVTASAHALGIWWHERQEGENFNTHLISTTTAQTHATIMADLNGDGSNELITGKRYLAHNGNDAGDSDAPILLYLEFTPDNAPYFQEHIIDNDSGAGLNIMVEDMNKDHKPDVVIANKNGVFLFENMMGK; encoded by the coding sequence ATGAAAAGGAAAACAACTAAGACTATTGGACAGCTTTTAGGTGTACTTATTTTATATATGGGCTGTATTGTGGTGGCCTATGGCCAGACCGAAACCTCAAAAGATTTCAAAAAAACCGTTCTTACAAGGGATTTTATTTCTGAAGGAGTCGCTGTGGCAGATTTGAACAAGGACGGCCAAATGGATATTGTTGCAGGTTACTACTGGTTTGAAGCCCCTGATTGGACACGTCATGAAATGGCACCCTCACGTACTTTTGACCCATGGAAGGAGTATTGTGAATCTTTCCTGAACTTGGGTATGGACGTAAATCTTGATGGATGGGATGATGTAATCATCATAGATTACCCGGGAAAACCAGGGTTTTGGTTCGAAAATCCGAAAAACAATTCCGGAGTATGGAAAAAACATATTATTGCCGAGGGCATGGGCATCTCCAACGAATCCCCAGGTTTTGTGGATATTGATGGAGATGGCAGGTTGGATATTCTTTGTGGGGACGTGGAAAAAAAACAAATAGTATGGCTTCAAGCACCACTGAATCCTGGAGAAACGCAATGGAAGCGTTTTCCTATCAGTGCTGAAAACGTACCTGGCACTGAACGTTTTTCCCACGGTATTGGCCTAGGCGATGTTAATAATGATGGAATTGATGATGTCCTAATTGCGGAAGGATGGTTTAAAGGCAAGACCGATAAAACTAGTGGCAATTGGGAATTCCAACCCACCAAGATAAGCGAACCCTGCTCCCATATGCAGGTGTTGGACATCAATGGGGATAGCAACAATGATGTGGTCACTGCCTCGGCCCATGCCCTTGGCATTTGGTGGCATGAACGGCAAGAAGGGGAAAACTTTAATACCCATTTAATAAGCACTACAACGGCACAGACCCATGCAACTATTATGGCCGATTTAAACGGAGATGGCAGTAATGAATTAATTACAGGAAAAAGATATTTGGCACATAACGGAAATGATGCCGGGGACAGCGATGCTCCCATACTACTTTACCTAGAGTTTACTCCCGACAATGCTCCATATTTCCAAGAACATATTATTGACAATGATTCGGGTGCCGGCCTGAATATTATGGTTGAGGATATGAATAAGGACCATAAACCGGATGTAGTCATTGCCAATAAAAACGGAGTCTTTCTTTTTGAGAATATGATGGGGAAATAA
- a CDS encoding 3-keto-disaccharide hydrolase, whose protein sequence is MKRLLLASFALLLLIIACKNTSDKKAISLFDGKTFAGWEGDTLTTWRIKNGTIVGGSLDQTVPHNDFLCTERSYANFILKLKIKLTGHEGFINSGIQFRSKRLIDPPYEMTGYQADWGENYWASLYDESRRNKTLMAPDSTKVLEWIKVGDWNDYEIRAEDRRIRLYINGHMTVDYTEADTTIPQSGLIGLQIHGDGKALVAFKDIILEELK, encoded by the coding sequence ATGAAGCGTTTACTCTTAGCTTCTTTCGCCCTATTGCTTCTCATAATAGCATGTAAAAATACTAGCGACAAGAAAGCAATTTCCCTTTTTGACGGGAAGACATTTGCTGGCTGGGAGGGAGATACACTAACCACATGGAGGATTAAAAATGGAACTATTGTGGGCGGTTCTTTGGACCAAACGGTCCCGCACAATGATTTTCTATGCACAGAGCGTTCCTATGCCAATTTTATTCTGAAACTAAAGATTAAATTAACCGGGCACGAAGGTTTTATCAATTCGGGCATCCAATTTAGAAGTAAAAGATTAATAGATCCACCCTATGAAATGACAGGCTATCAGGCCGATTGGGGAGAAAACTACTGGGCAAGCCTTTATGATGAATCCCGTAGAAACAAGACGTTGATGGCCCCAGATTCCACAAAAGTACTCGAATGGATAAAGGTGGGCGACTGGAACGATTATGAGATCAGGGCCGAAGACCGACGAATACGCCTCTACATCAATGGTCACATGACGGTTGATTATACCGAAGCTGATACCACTATTCCACAGTCGGGCTTAATAGGTCTTCAGATCCACGGTGACGGTAAAGCACTGGTTGCCTTTAAAGATATTATTCTTGAAGAACTGAAATAA
- a CDS encoding PVC-type heme-binding CxxCH protein — MSNQLSLTHTSIVLFLMAFTIGCKTKNEKDTADKIVLDSTIIDRDYALEATMLGYFAQDGTRNPTLRANQGDRVRITITNGETMTHDIAMEKLGIKSGTLLEKGSSTSISFWAKNNDTYFCTVPGHRAAGMVGKFEVVEGDLSGPTIAGVLPSKNDKPINLGFEAGSLLDWTATGNAFKTPLYNQDPSPIHEADAKISFDGNYFLSSGGNTNYKFTGTLNSIPFKVSHPYASFRISGGALADTRVELVLAETKKVIFSSTGQGRATLQPVVVELEPYLEKEIFIRIIDNETGISQIPYIKDDKWAHINFDDFRFYPSRPFFPNELNKDDIIVLPPLDPILNSGLSGKEAAKAMTMPEGFKISLAASEPDVVRPISFTLDARGRLWVVEAHTYPTPAPEGQGRDRILIFEDTNGDGTLDKRKVFTEGLNLVSGIEVGMGGVWLGAAPYLLYIPIDAEKDKPAGPPQKLLDGWGLDDTHEVLNNLRWGPDGWLYGVQGVFTHSNVGKPGASDKNRTKINAGVWRYHPTRHEFEVFAEGSSNPWGIDFNDYGHPFITVCVIPHLYHVIQGARYQRQAGEHFNPYTYDDIKTIGDHVHWLGDRGPHAGNFRSAAAGGGHAHAGAMIYLGGDSWPKKYRNTIFMNNINGSKLNNDQLIRSGSGYVGSHNQDFLAMNDSWSQWLNFKYDPSGSVFAIDWYDQNQCHSSNPDVHDKTLGRIFKISHNNDRWVQVDLYKASDLELVNYQLHPNEFFVRQARTILQERGGSPEVYKALKDILANNPDVTRKLRALWTLHVTQGINEKELNHLLSNDNEYLRSWAIQLLTEDKKISPTTLDRFVDLAKNDASAIVRLYLSSAMLRLEPATRWRVLEALVQKSEDVADHNLPLMLWYATEPLIPLDPERSLELAEKAQIPNILTYTLQRIDALNTLDSKNLLKNYKEQLTDGDKKGNQAHIMLIDNLLSEQ, encoded by the coding sequence ATGAGTAATCAATTATCACTAACCCATACTTCCATTGTATTGTTCCTTATGGCCTTTACGATAGGTTGCAAAACAAAAAACGAAAAAGATACTGCAGACAAAATTGTTCTGGACAGCACCATTATCGACCGGGACTATGCCTTGGAAGCTACCATGTTGGGCTATTTCGCCCAGGACGGAACCAGAAACCCGACCTTAAGGGCTAACCAAGGAGATCGTGTTAGAATAACAATAACCAACGGGGAAACCATGACCCACGATATTGCCATGGAGAAACTCGGTATAAAGAGTGGCACTCTCCTGGAAAAAGGATCCAGCACCAGTATTTCCTTTTGGGCAAAGAACAATGATACTTATTTCTGTACAGTACCGGGACATCGCGCAGCAGGAATGGTGGGTAAATTTGAAGTAGTGGAAGGAGATCTGTCCGGACCAACAATCGCGGGAGTCTTGCCCTCCAAAAATGATAAACCAATCAACCTGGGCTTTGAAGCGGGATCACTTTTGGATTGGACAGCCACAGGCAATGCTTTTAAAACACCTCTCTATAACCAAGACCCTTCTCCCATACACGAAGCCGATGCTAAAATTTCTTTTGATGGCAATTATTTTCTAAGCAGTGGGGGCAACACTAATTACAAATTCACTGGAACATTAAATTCCATTCCCTTCAAGGTCTCCCATCCCTATGCCTCCTTTAGGATTTCAGGAGGTGCCTTGGCCGATACCCGCGTAGAATTAGTCCTTGCAGAAACCAAGAAGGTTATCTTTAGTTCTACTGGCCAAGGTAGGGCTACCCTTCAACCAGTAGTGGTAGAACTTGAACCTTATTTGGAAAAGGAAATCTTTATCCGCATCATTGATAACGAAACAGGTATTTCGCAAATTCCTTATATAAAAGATGATAAATGGGCACATATAAATTTTGATGACTTCAGGTTCTATCCCTCTCGCCCCTTTTTTCCAAATGAATTGAATAAGGACGACATTATTGTACTACCACCTTTGGACCCTATTCTAAATTCCGGACTTTCCGGTAAGGAAGCCGCCAAGGCCATGACCATGCCCGAAGGTTTTAAAATTAGTTTGGCCGCCTCAGAGCCGGATGTAGTGCGCCCCATCAGTTTTACTTTGGATGCCCGTGGGCGACTTTGGGTCGTGGAAGCCCATACCTACCCCACCCCGGCTCCTGAAGGCCAAGGGAGAGATCGAATACTTATTTTTGAAGATACCAATGGCGATGGTACATTGGATAAGAGAAAGGTGTTTACCGAAGGTTTAAATCTGGTCAGCGGAATTGAAGTAGGTATGGGTGGCGTATGGCTGGGAGCCGCTCCCTATTTGCTGTATATTCCCATTGATGCTGAAAAAGATAAGCCGGCCGGTCCGCCTCAAAAATTACTGGACGGATGGGGCTTGGATGATACCCATGAGGTTTTAAATAATTTGCGTTGGGGGCCTGATGGATGGCTCTATGGAGTACAAGGGGTCTTTACCCATTCCAATGTTGGCAAACCAGGAGCATCGGACAAAAATAGAACCAAGATCAATGCTGGGGTCTGGCGCTATCACCCAACACGACATGAGTTTGAAGTATTTGCCGAAGGGAGCAGTAATCCTTGGGGCATAGATTTTAACGATTATGGACATCCCTTTATAACGGTTTGTGTAATTCCACACCTCTATCATGTAATCCAGGGCGCGCGATACCAGCGGCAGGCCGGGGAACATTTTAATCCCTACACTTACGATGATATTAAAACAATAGGCGACCATGTACATTGGTTGGGAGACCGTGGACCCCATGCGGGCAATTTTAGGTCGGCAGCAGCCGGTGGCGGTCATGCCCATGCCGGGGCCATGATTTATTTGGGTGGAGATTCCTGGCCAAAAAAATACCGAAATACCATTTTTATGAACAACATCAACGGATCTAAACTTAACAATGACCAACTCATAAGGTCAGGTTCCGGTTATGTTGGCTCCCATAATCAGGATTTTTTGGCGATGAACGATTCTTGGTCCCAATGGCTCAACTTTAAGTACGATCCTAGTGGATCTGTCTTTGCCATAGACTGGTACGATCAGAACCAATGCCATAGTTCCAACCCAGATGTACACGACAAAACCTTGGGACGGATCTTTAAGATAAGCCATAACAATGATCGCTGGGTGCAGGTAGATCTATACAAAGCATCGGATCTGGAACTGGTCAACTATCAATTACATCCCAACGAATTTTTTGTAAGGCAGGCAAGGACCATACTGCAAGAAAGAGGCGGTAGCCCTGAAGTATATAAAGCCCTAAAGGACATTCTGGCCAACAATCCCGATGTAACCAGAAAACTAAGGGCGCTATGGACACTACATGTTACCCAAGGGATAAATGAAAAGGAACTAAATCATTTACTGAGTAACGACAATGAATATCTTAGAAGTTGGGCCATACAGTTGTTGACCGAGGATAAAAAGATTTCCCCGACTACTTTGGACCGATTTGTAGACTTGGCCAAAAACGACGCCTCAGCCATAGTCAGATTATACCTAAGTTCCGCCATGCTACGTTTGGAACCCGCTACTCGTTGGAGAGTTCTAGAGGCCTTAGTTCAAAAAAGTGAGGATGTAGCCGATCACAATCTGCCCTTAATGTTATGGTACGCCACCGAACCCTTGATTCCCCTGGACCCTGAGCGTTCCCTTGAATTGGCGGAAAAAGCACAGATTCCGAATATTTTAACCTATACGCTTCAAAGGATAGATGCATTGAATACTTTGGATTCCAAAAATTTATTAAAAAACTACAAGGAACAATTGACAGATGGGGACAAGAAAGGAAATCAGGCACATATAATGCTCATTGACAATTTATTAAGTGAACAATAG